GAAACCTATCAACTGCTCCTAACGATATGGGAGTCATTCTTGCTTGACCGTGTAGGACTAACATCTTGGAACTCAGGAAGGAGATATCACGGAGAAAGGGTAAGCGACCTCTATCGGACAAACATGGTAGATGAGAGCCGCCGGGAAGAGCGAGGGGGGTGCTCAAATACATGATGTTTGAATCAAATACAGTGGGAGATATACTATCAACGATTGATGAGACTGATTTTCTTGGAAGCTATCAGAAACGCCGGACGCTTCTCCTTTCACAATTCTTTGGCCCTAACAGCGGCCTCGAAGTTAATACACCTGGATCGGGAggaccttcttcatcgttgACGAGCTCAAATTATATTCCGCCGGCCATACTTAGCGTTCGACCGCCTACCGCCGAATCTACAACTCAGGGTTACTCATCATTCACCAACGAACGTGGCAACACACCGGGCAGCGGAAGCTTCGGATACGATCGAAGAATCAGTGCGGATACACAACACACCGTTGACAGAGACAGCGCGTTCCTACAGGCTCTCGACCGAATGCCCTCGTCTGGCTCATATGACTCTCTATTCCTGCCGAAGTCACAACAAGCGCCTGTGACACCAGAAGACACAAGGACCGCGACACTATTGAGTCAGAACTATGCATTCAACCCTGGTTCATACCAAGATCATTCGGATGAGCCTGCTGGTGTTTATGAAATGCCACCACCTGGCGGAATCACACGGCAGTCGACGATGCTCGACTCACAGCAAGGATACTTCTCCGATTTCGCGGGACAGCAACAAGATGATTATAGAGATAGCTATGGTGGGGGCGGCTTTCATCGTTACTCCCAATCGGATGCATTTTCTCCCACTGCAAACATGGCACCGCCGCTGATACCTGCTTCTGAGCTGCCTCATGGGCCGGCAATTGAGCATTTACTTCCTCTAGAGCCTCGGGACATTCCATTCGCAGTTCATGACCCCCATGACAAGAATATGCCAATGTCTAACTTCGACAACATCCCGGCTGTCCTTCGGCATCGCTCTCGGATTCATTCAAAACAGGCTGCTTATTGGGTCTTGGACCAAAAGGGCAAGGAGATTGCGTCGATCACATGGGAGAAGCTTGCAAGTCGTGCTGAAAAGGTCGCACAGGTTATCCGAGATAAGAGTAATCTATATCGCGGTGACCGAGTAGCCCTCATCTACCGAGATTCCGAGGTCATAGAGTTTGCCGTTGCGCTCATGGGATGCTTCATCGCCGGCGTTGTTGCTGTACCCATCAATAGCCTCGAGGACTATCAAAGCCTTAACCTTGTTCTCACCTCTACGCAAGCGCATCTTGCATTGACTACAGAAAATAATCTGAAAAGCTTTCAAAGGGATATTACTGCTCAAAAGTTGAACTGGCCAAGAGGTGTAGAGTGGTGGAAAACGAACGAATTCGGAAGTTATCATCCGAAAAAAAAGGACGATGTACCGCCTCTTGTGGTACCTGACCTGGCTTATATTGAATTCTCAAGAGCACCTACAGGGGATTTGCGCGGTGTTGTCATGAGTCACCGAACGATCATGCATCAGATGGCCTGCCTTAGCGCAATGATCTCAACTGTGCCGGGCTCTTCAAAAGTCAGATCGCATGGAGAAACGATCATGAGCTATCTCGACCCCAGGCATGGAATCGGTATGATCTTAGGTGTGCTTCTTACAGTATATGGCGGCCACACAACCGTCTGGTTAGAAGACCGGGCGGTTGAAACGCCAGGCCTCTATGCACACCTCATCACGAAATACAGGGCAACTGTCATGGCTGCAGATTACCCTGGTCTCAAAATAGCTGCCTACAATTATCAACAGGATCCAATGGCCACACGGCATTATAAGAAGAATTCTGAGCCCAATTTCGGAAGTGTTAAGCTCTGTCTTATAGACACTCTCACTGTTGATGCTGAATTCCACGAGATCTTGGCGGACAGATGGCTAAGGCCGATGAGGAATCCAAGAGCTCGGGAAATTGTCGCTCCAATGCTTTGCTTGCCCGAGCATGGAGGTATGGTAATCAGTGTGCGGGATTGGTTAGGCGGTGAAGAACGTATGGGTTGCTCTTTAACTCATGAAATGGATCCAAATGAGCGCGAGGAtttcaagaaggaagagagacagtcagagaagaccaaggacaACAGCGGATTTGGCAGCAGTTTGTTGGGTGGGGGCTCATCACCAGCTCCTATCTCAAAGGagcaaacaaagaatgaGCTCCAAGAAGTCCTTCTCGACAAAGAGGCTTTGAAAAGCAACGAAATTGTCGTCTTGGCCATGGGTGAAGAGGCTAGGAAGTTTGCCGGGTCTATGCCACATGCTGTGCGCGTTGGCTCATTTGGTTATCCTATCCCTGATGCTACACTGGCTGTGGTCGATCCTGAGACAAATTTGCTGTGCACACCGAATGTTATCGGAGAGATTTGGGTGGACTCGCCATCCCTTTCTGGAGGCTTCTGGGCGCTGCCAAAACATACTGAAGCAATCTTCCATGCGCGACCCTACAAATTCGAAGAGGGAAACCCAACTCCTGTGCTGGTGGAGCCGGAGTTCTTGCGGACTGGTTTGCTGGGGTGTGTGATCGAAGGCAAGATATTTGTGCTGGGCCTCTATGAAGATCGTCTTCGTCAGAAGGTCGAATGGGTGGAACACGGACAGGAAATCGTTGAACATCGTTATTTCTTTGTTCAACATATGATCGTCAGTCTTCTGAAAAATGTGCCTAAGATACACGATTGTACAGCCTTCGATGTTTTTGTCAACGAAGAACATCTTCCGATTGTGGTCCTAGAGTCATACGCAGCGTCCACGGCACCAGCAACCTCCGGTGGGCCTCCACGGCAGTTGGACTCGGTTCTCCTTGAATCTCTGGCAGAAAGGTGTATGGAAGTCCTCTATCAAGAGCACCACTTGCGAGTCTACTGTGTCCTGCTCACCGCTCCCAACACTCTACCTCGTGTCACTAAAAATGGCAGGCGAGAGATCGGCAACATGCTCTGCCGCAGAGATTTTGATTCTGGGACTTTACCCTGTGTTCATGTGAAGTTCGGTGTTGAGCGGTCGGTTATGAACTTACCGGTTGGAGTTGACCCAGTCGGAGGAATCTGGTCTCCCCTAGCCCTGATGTCAAGACAAGAAATGCTTGCCATGCAAGAAAAGCAGTATTCGGGGGTAGACTACCGTGAAGTCGTCATGGATGATCGCACATCAACGCCATTGAGCAATTTCTCAACTATCGTGGATCTCCTCCATTGGCGTGTTTCTCGTCAGGCAGAAGAGCTGGCATATTGCTCGATCGATGGCcgtggaaaagaagggaagggcATCACTTGGAAGAAGTTCGACTTAAAAGTTGCCGCTGTAGCGACCTATCTGAGGAACAAAGTCAAAGTTCGCCCAGGCGATCACTTGGTGCTTATGTATACTCACTCAGAAGAATACGTTTATGCAGTTCATGCTTGCTTCTGTCTGGGTGTGGTTGCCATTCCCCTTCCCCCTATTGACCAAAATCGACTTTCAGAAGATGCCCCAGCGTTCTTGCACGTTATCAATGATTTCAATGTGAAAGCCATCATTGTAAACAGTGATGTTGATCATGTGATGAGACAGAAGCTCGTTTCGCAGCATATCAAGCAGTCTGCACAGGTTCTTCGGATAGGTGTACCGGCAATCTACAACACCACAAAACCAACGAAACAGTCTCACGGCTGTCGTGAGCTCGGCTATGTTGTGAAAGATGCATGGTTACAGGGAAGTACACCGGCCATGGTTTGGACTTATTGGACGCCAGACCAGAGGAGGATATCGGTCCATATCGGCCACGATACTATTATGGGTATGTGCAAGGTACAAAAAGAGACATGCCAGATGAGCAGTGCAAGACCAGTTCTGGGTAGTGTTCGCAGCACCCTGAGTCTTGGCTTCCTCCATACATGTTTGATGGGTATCTATGTTGGTAAGCAGAATCAGTAAACTTAAAATAAATGTCTTCCGGGTTAACCAAAGCTTCTAGGGGCACCGACATACCTCGTATCACCTGTCGACTTCGCAACAAACCCTATGACACTTTTCGTCACTCTTGCACGCTATAAGATCAAAGATACGTATGCTACCAGCCAGATGTTGGATTACGCGATGACTGCAATGGCTGGGAAAGGTTTCCAACTTCAGGAATTAAAGAACTTGATGATTTCTGCTGAAGGCCGACCACGTATCGACATATGTATGTTCCTTATGATTCGATCAATCAAAACAGGTCTGCTAACACGCTCTTACCTCCAGACCAAAAGGTGCGTCTGCACTTCGCTTCTGCAAGTCTCGACCGTACCGCAATCAACATAGTGTATTCTCATGTCCTTAACCCGATGGTTGTTACGAGATCATATATGTGCATCGAACCGATTGAATTATGGCTTGACCTTCGGGCTCTGCGTCGTGGACTTGTGTGTCCGGTAGATCCTGATACAGACCCGACTGCCCTTGCCGTCCAAGACTCTGGAATGGTGCCGGTGAATACACAAATAGCTATTGTGAACCCGGAGACCTGTACTTTGTCACATGTGGGTGAATACGGCGAGATCTGGATACAATCGGATGCCTGCGCCAAGGCATTCTACGGATCTAAACAAGATTTCGACCACGAGCGTTTCAACGGCCGAATTGTAGACGGCGACCCGAGTGTGGCATATGTACGCACTGGCGATCTAGGCTTCCTTCACACTGTCACGAGACCTATTGGCCCTGGAGGACAGCCCGTTGAAATGCAAGTACTATTTGTTCTTGGAGGGATCGGTGAGACCTTCGAGGTCAATGGTCTCAACCATTTCCCAATGGATATTGAAAACTCCGTTGAGAGATGTCACCGCAACATTGTGACTGGAGGCTGGTAAGTGAACAGTCATAGTATTCCAGTATGACATACATCTGCTAATATAATTGATACAGTGCTGTCTTCCAGGCAGGTGGATTAatagttgttgttgttgaagtTACAAGAAAGGCTTACTTAGCATCTCTCGTGCCTGTGATTGTCGATGCTATTCTAAACGAGCACCAAGTTGTTGCCGATATCGTGGCATTTGTTTCTCATGGAGACTTCCCTCGGTCTCGATTAGGCGAAAAACAACGAGGCAAGGTCTTAGCGTCCTGGGTCACACGGAAACTACGATCAATCGCCCAGTTCAGTATCCGCGATATGGAAGGACCAGAAAATCCGTTCTCAGAGGCCCCTCAGCATCGCGTCAGCCGAAGCTCAAAACCCGGGAGCATGATGGGCAACAGCACTCGACGATCTACCGTGATCCCGGATAGCGACTCGGCTGTTCCTCGCTCACCAGCTCCAGTGCTTATGGAGCAGCCTGAAGCACCCGGCTCCTATCATACTAagcaggaaagggaagaaccGGCGATTGATAGCCCGATCACCATTCCCGAAACAATCCCCTCAGTTCCACACATAGCGGAACCGACACGACCGCCAACATCTTCAACTACTGGGGGTCTTCCGGCAAAAGCTGAAGCTCCTGCAACAATTGGAAACCCTGACTTTGGTTTCGACTTCGGTGATTTTGCTAACTCAGCGGCCACAGCCACAGCTCCGTTGGAAGCAAGCACCCCCGCGATTGAAAATTTGCCTTACCGTAACCCTCCTAGGGGCGACTCTCTTGCCCATAAACAACAGTATGCCGGTGTTCCTAGTGGTTTCTCGACTGGCCAACCTGATTTCTACGATGGGAGGCCTGACGCACCGGACGTCGGTGCTGGCGACTGGCCACAAGAAGCTCTTATGTACCAATCAACGCTGGGAGTTGATGATACATATGGTCAGGGTGGAGTTCCTAGTACGCCCAGTAGTAACGATGACATGACAAGAAGGCGATTTGACGGAAATAACTACGGGATTTGAAAGCACGCAAACTTCATCATTTCGCCGTGCAACAGTGGTCATAACATATAGATGGGTAATTAGATGCAGATGCTTTGATATAGTGTTGGCTATCTTGTATCCCGTTTCTGGCATAGAGTACTTGGAGctcgcccttcttctttttctttgttatctATGTCCCTTGAACATTTCATCGTTCTTATGACTTTACAAAACCCATTGCCTCTTTAGCCCATTCCCCTGTGCGCATTTAACCTCTAGCTGTTGTCTTCGATCAAATGATATGTCTACTTCTATTTGCACTGTGAACGACGTTCAACGttttgtacatacataccctaTGAATGAATATGCTAGATTCTTTTAGCTATCGACTGGAAATGGTAGTATGTGTTTGCCAACTTGCGCCAGCTGCTCGAACACAGTCATCGCGATGGATTGTTCTCGAAGGGACTCGGGAAGAAGCCATGCTGCTAgtaagtactccgtaggcaGCGTTTAACTCCGTGGTGGATCCTTAATCATAAGGATGACACGGGACCGAGGTAATTCAACCGCCAAGATTCATAGGGCTTTGCGTTCCCACCTTCGATGTCTGAAGAAATA
This Aspergillus flavus chromosome 1, complete sequence DNA region includes the following protein-coding sequences:
- a CDS encoding putative AMP-binding protein — its product is MADDNPELNSALRNLDRELEEGDITEKGYQKRRTLLLSQFFGPNSGLEVNTPGSGGPSSSLTSSNYIPPAILSVRPPTAESTTQGYSSFTNERGNTPGSGSFGYDRRISADTQHTVDRDSAFLQALDRMPSSGSYDSLFLPKSQQAPVTPEDTRTATLLSQNYAFNPGSYQDHSDEPAGVYEMPPPGGITRQSTMLDSQQGYFSDFAGQQQDDYRDSYGGGGFHRYSQSDAFSPTANMAPPLIPASELPHGPAIEHLLPLEPRDIPFAVHDPHDKNMPMSNFDNIPAVLRHRSRIHSKQAAYWVLDQKGKEIASITWEKLASRAEKVAQVIRDKSNLYRGDRVALIYRDSEVIEFAVALMGCFIAGVVAVPINSLEDYQSLNLVLTSTQAHLALTTENNLKSFQRDITAQKLNWPRGVEWWKTNEFGSYHPKKKDDVPPLVVPDLAYIEFSRAPTGDLRGVVMSHRTIMHQMACLSAMISTVPGSSKVRSHGETIMSYLDPRHGIGMILGVLLTVYGGHTTVWLEDRAVETPGLYAHLITKYRATVMAADYPGLKIAAYNYQQDPMATRHYKKNSEPNFGSVKLCLIDTLTVDAEFHEILADRWLRPMRNPRAREIVAPMLCLPEHGGMVISVRDWLGGEERMGCSLTHEMDPNEREDFKKEERQSEKTKDNSGFGSSLLGGGSSPAPISKEQTKNELQEVLLDKEALKSNEIVVLAMGEEARKFAGSMPHAVRVGSFGYPIPDATLAVVDPETNLLCTPNVIGEIWVDSPSLSGGFWALPKHTEAIFHARPYKFEEGNPTPVLVEPEFLRTGLLGCVIEGKIFVLGLYEDRLRQKVEWVEHGQEIVEHRYFFVQHMIVSLLKNVPKIHDCTAFDVFVNEEHLPIVVLESYAASTAPATSGGPPRQLDSVLLESLAERCMEVLYQEHHLRVYCVLLTAPNTLPRVTKNGRREIGNMLCRRDFDSGTLPCVHVKFGVERSVMNLPVGVDPVGGIWSPLALMSRQEMLAMQEKQYSGVDYREVVMDDRTSTPLSNFSTIVDLLHWRVSRQAEELAYCSIDGRGKEGKGITWKKFDLKVAAVATYLRNKVKVRPGDHLVLMYTHSEEYVYAVHACFCLGVVAIPLPPIDQNRLSEDAPAFLHVINDFNVKAIIVNSDVDHVMRQKLVSQHIKQSAQVLRIGVPAIYNTTKPTKQSHGCRELGYVVKDAWLQGSTPAMVWTYWTPDQRRISVHIGHDTIMGMCKVQKETCQMSSARPVLGSVRSTLSLGFLHTCLMGIYVGAPTYLVSPVDFATNPMTLFVTLARYKIKDTYATSQMLDYAMTAMAGKGFQLQELKNLMISAEGRPRIDIYQKVRLHFASASLDRTAINIVYSHVLNPMVVTRSYMCIEPIELWLDLRALRRGLVCPVDPDTDPTALAVQDSGMVPVNTQIAIVNPETCTLSHVGEYGEIWIQSDACAKAFYGSKQDFDHERFNGRIVDGDPSVAYVRTGDLGFLHTVTRPIGPGGQPVEMQVLFVLGGIGETFEVNGLNHFPMDIENSVERCHRNIVTGGCAVFQAGGLIVVVVEVTRKAYLASLVPVIVDAILNEHQVVADIVAFVSHGDFPRSRLGEKQRGKVLASWVTRKLRSIAQFSIRDMEGPENPFSEAPQHRVSRSSKPGSMMGNSTRRSTVIPDSDSAVPRSPAPVLMEQPEAPGSYHTKQEREEPAIDSPITIPETIPSVPHIAEPTRPPTSSTTGGLPAKAEAPATIGNPDFGFDFGDFANSAATATAPLEASTPAIENLPYRNPPRGDSLAHKQQYAGVPSGFSTGQPDFYDGRPDAPDVGAGDWPQEALMYQSTLGVDDTYGQGGVPSTPSSNDDMTRRRFDGNNYGI